The Nitrososphaerales archaeon genome has a segment encoding these proteins:
- a CDS encoding Lrp/AsnC ligand binding domain-containing protein — protein sequence MSRIQKAFILLKVEPGNEKKVIDELLKIDEVKVVHVIPGEWDLLAEVETEKEIVVSSDQKVYNVV from the coding sequence TTGTCCCGAATCCAGAAAGCGTTCATCTTGCTCAAGGTCGAGCCTGGTAACGAGAAGAAGGTGATCGACGAGCTCCTGAAGATAGACGAGGTCAAGGTGGTCCACGTGATACCCGGCGAATGGGACCTGCTCGCCGAGGTCGAAACGGAGAAGGAGATTGTCGTGTCCAGCGACCAGAAGGTCTACAACGTCGT